The Brasilonema sennae CENA114 genome includes a region encoding these proteins:
- a CDS encoding Nif3-like dinuclear metal center hexameric protein — translation MITESNLILLQEITEFLDQFFAVERYSQEERGGVYLPSTRPIKRFGLVLEPGAQLQEWASTQHIDALFLHRPWKLEPGQLAPDIGVISYHLPFDQRLTFSFNSRLAFVLGMSGLEVLGNKDGRAIGMIGDIPTQSFARLCDSVNQIFGGYEQVRAAQSTEVTRVAVVGAMTDSLVREAATGGANVYITGQLRQPAEQALLETKISAIAVGHRRGEVWGLRALAGVLRERWSDLEVVVLHHS, via the coding sequence ATGATAACTGAAAGCAACTTGATTCTTTTACAAGAAATCACAGAATTTTTAGACCAATTCTTTGCTGTTGAGCGATACTCTCAAGAGGAAAGAGGAGGTGTATATTTGCCTTCAACACGCCCTATTAAACGTTTTGGCTTGGTACTAGAACCTGGGGCGCAATTACAGGAATGGGCAAGCACTCAACATATAGATGCACTGTTCTTACATCGTCCTTGGAAACTAGAACCAGGACAACTAGCACCAGATATTGGTGTTATATCTTATCATTTACCATTTGATCAGCGCTTAACGTTTTCTTTCAATTCCAGGTTAGCGTTCGTCTTGGGAATGTCAGGTTTAGAAGTGTTGGGAAACAAAGACGGCAGAGCGATCGGTATGATAGGAGATATTCCGACTCAAAGTTTTGCCCGTTTGTGTGATAGTGTCAATCAAATATTTGGTGGATACGAGCAGGTACGTGCAGCCCAAAGCACTGAAGTCACACGAGTTGCTGTTGTTGGTGCAATGACTGACTCGCTTGTGCGTGAAGCCGCAACTGGTGGTGCGAATGTCTACATAACCGGACAGTTGCGACAGCCTGCTGAACAAGCATTGCTAGAAACAAAAATTAGTGCGATCGCCGTTGGTCATCGTCGAGGTGAAGTATGGGGTTTGCGCGCACTTGCTGGAGTCCTACGCGAACGCTGGTCTGACTTAGAGGTGGTTGTGCTTCACCATTCATGA